One part of the Dioscorea cayenensis subsp. rotundata cultivar TDr96_F1 chromosome 2, TDr96_F1_v2_PseudoChromosome.rev07_lg8_w22 25.fasta, whole genome shotgun sequence genome encodes these proteins:
- the LOC120274426 gene encoding receptor-like protein 12 yields MENGEKAFGSGNGGWIRRLMDPSLPTETIEKLLIRSRTLSLKLTDAQLQAGAGGIHDHTTLLHHLKFTSLSFLDLSNNHGLNITLPQWLFNLTNLLHLDLSDCLLHGKLPVTIGNLSRLRVLSMSGNSFDGEIPKSLGNLGSLESLDMSQNDHLNGSIPDSLNNLTNLVYFDLSNNKIGKLPKSIGRLQKLEEFHLSNNQVQGLMPASIGDLRSLQYLDLSWNMTSGPIPESFGNLTLL; encoded by the exons ATGGAAAATGGAGAAAAAGCTTTTGGAAGTGGAAATGGAG GCTGGATCAGAAGATTAATGGATCCAAGCTTGCCCACTGAAACGATTGAGAAACTATTGATTAGAAGCAGAACTTTG TCTTTGAAACTCACTGATGCTCAACTCCAAGCTGGTGCTGGTGGTATTCATGATCATACTACGCTGCTTCATCATCTCAAATTTACGTCTCTTAGTTTCCTTGATCTCTCTAATAATCATGGCCTGAACATCACTCTGCCTCAATGGTTGTTCAatctcactaaccttcttcatCTTGATCTTTCTGACTGTTTACTCCATGGCAAGCTACCTGTTACCATTGGTAACTTGAGTAGGTTGAGAGTCTTGAGCATGTCAGGTAACTCTTTTGATGGAGAGATTCCCAAGTCCTTGGGAAATCTTGGTAGCTTGGAGAGCCTTGATATGTCACAAAATGATCATCTGAATGGTAGCATTCCGGACTCTCTGAACAATCTTACAAATTTAGTGTACTTTGACTTGTCTAATAATAAGATTGGAAAGTTGCCAAAGAGCATTGGGAGGCTGCAGAAGTTGGAGGAGTTTCATTTGTCCAATAACCAAGTTCAGGGATTGATGCCTGCAAGCATTGGGGATCTAAGAAGCCTGCAATACTTGGATTTGTCATGGAATATGACCAGTGGACCAATTCCTGAATCCTTTGGCAATCTCACACTTTTGTAG
- the LOC120271565 gene encoding receptor-like protein EIX2, with translation MCSCRVGPVFPAWLQSQTMLSELCLSNTGISGSIPAWFWNLTRFNLLDLSNNNLEGRLPTSLENFNLRLVDLSSNRFEGPLPELNANYLLVINLNNNSFSGSIPSYFAVATRIQIFSFSNNHINGSIPSFFCNLTFLQLFDVSNNDMSGGLPSCWNSTSALQIIKLSHNNFSGRIPDGLVSLTNLRSLHLRNNGFSGGLPLSLRKANKLVILDVGENKLSGNIPTWIGEKLSSLIVLRLRSNFFKGTIPKQLSKLSYLRILDLAHNGLLGCIPYTFGDFKAMVVTNHSELLSLLPIPPTTMRGCTFHESCTGTHTYTTFSYSDSLSIIAKGLQMEYSKLLSLVTSIDLSNNKLSCELPEELTKLHGLHFLNISYNQLNGKIPESISDMKQLESLDLSENNLFGTIPSGMSTLNFLSYLNLSHNNLSGKIPSGGQLQTFNPSAYNWNHDLCGSPLQNCANVTQYSQGANEEEGKGDWAEMLWLYIGLATGFITGFWAIIGTFIIKQTIRIAYFRSFDKVYDWLYVKMVLYSRRLKSTFSSRN, from the coding sequence ATGTGTTCCTGCAGAGTAGGCCCTGTTTTTCCTGCTTGGCTCCAAAGTCAGACAATGTTGAGCGAGCTTTGCTTATCAAATACTGGAATTTCAGGTAGCATCCCAGCATGGTTTTGGAATCTTACTCGTTTCAATTTGCTCGATTTGTCAAATAACAATTTGGAGGGGAGGCTACCAACATCTTTGGAAAATTTCAATCTCCGTCTAGTTGATTTGAGTTCAAACAGATTTGAAGGGCCATTACCTGAGCTTAATGCCAATTATTTGCTTGTTATCAATCTCAACAACAACTCATTCTCTGGGTCTATTCCTTCTTACTTTGCAGTTGCTACTAGgattcaaattttctctttctctaATAATCATATCAATGGCAGCATTCCGTCATTCTTCTGCAACCTTACTTTCTTGCAATTGTTTGACGTATCTAATAATGATATGTCTGGAGGACTTCCCAGCTGCTGGAATTCAACATCAGCAttgcaaattattaaattatctcACAATAATTTCTCAGGTAGAATTCCTGATGGCCTTGTGTCTCTCACCAATCTCCGTTCCTTACATTTAAGAAACAATGGTTTCTCTGGAGGACTGCCCTTGTCATTGAGAAAGGCCAACAAGTTGGTAATTCTCGATGTTGGTGAAAACAAACTCTCGGGTAACATACCGACGTGGATCGGTGAAAAACTTTCATCTTTAATTGTGCTTCGCTTGAGATCAAATTTCTTCAAAGGCACCATTCCAAAGCAATTATCAAAACTCTCCTATCTTCGGATCCTAGACCTTGCACACAACGGCCTATTAGGTTGTATTCCTTATACTTTTGGAGATTTCAAAGCCATGGTAGTCACAAATCACAGTGAATTGTTGTCTTTACTCCCCATTCCACCAACCACAATGCGCGGTTGTACTTTTCATGAAAGTTGTACGGGTACTCATACATATACCACATTTTCGTACTCTGACTCTCTCTCAATAATTGCGAAGGGCCTCCAAATGGAGTATTCTAAGCTTCTGTCATTAGTCACAAGCATAGACTTATCAAACAACAAGCTTTCCTGTGAGTTGCCTGAAGAACTGACAAAGCTACATGGGCTACATTTCTTGAATATTTCTTACAATCAATTAAATGGAAAAATACCAGAGAGCATCAGTGACATGAAACAGCTGGAATCACTTGATCTGTCAGAGAACAATTTATTTGGTACCATTCCTTCAGGCATGTCTACTTTGAATTTCTTGAGCTATTTGAACCTATCGCACAACAATTTGTCAGGAAAAATTCCATCAGGTGGCCAACTTCAGACTTTTAATCCGTCAGCCTATAATTGGAATCATGATCTTTGTGGATCACCTCTTCAGAATTGTGCTAATGTGACACAGTACTCCCAAGGCGCAAACGAGGAAGAAGGCAAAGGTGATTGGGCAGAAATGTTATGGCTTTACATAGGTCTTGCAACTGGATTCATAACTGGCTTCTGGGCGATCATCGGTACCTTTATTATCAAGCAAACCATAAGAATTGCTTATTTCCGATCTTTTGACAAAGTATACGATTGGCTATACGTGAAGATGGTTCTGTATTCTCGTAGACTCAAATCAACTTTCTCATCTAGGAACTAA